Part of the Paludisphaera borealis genome, GCCGAACGACATCGGGCAGTTCTCGATGCCGACTTTCACGTTGCGGGCGTCGGCGTGGGCCATCAGCGGCCGCCAGACTTCGAGGAACCTCGGCCAGTTGTCGTCGACCGACTTGGTGTAATCGCGGCCGACGAACGAGTTGACCCGGCCGACGCCGAGCGCCGCGGCGGCGTCGATCACGTGCCGCAGGTGCGCGGCGGCCGTGTCGGCCTCGTCGCGATCGGGGGAGAGGGGGTTGGGATAATAGCCGAGCCCGGAAATCTCGACCTGGTGCTTTTCGAGCAGGTCGTGGGTCTTCTTGATCGCTGCGGGCGACAGGTCAGTGACGTCGAGATGACTGACGCCCGCGTACCGCCGCTCGGCCTTGCCCGGCGGCCAGCACATCAGCTCGACACTCGCGAAGCCCGCCTCCTGGGCGAACCCGAGAACCTGTTCCAGCGAGAATTCCGGCAAGATGGCCGAGACGAATCCCAGTTTCATGGTCGATGGCCCTACAGACGCCGAGCGGAGCGCGATCCACGACGCGACGGCACCAGGATACCGCAATCGGCGGCGGAATCACCAGCGATCAGAAACGCAACAAGCCCAAGGCGGCGCCCGCCACCAGCCCCCCGACGTGCGCGGCGTTGGCGATCGGTCCGACGGCCCCGGTCATGCAGACGAACAGCCAGACCATCATGAGCATCGTGTTTCTCGAATCGATGCTTAGCCCCTGCTCGGGCTGGTACTCGCCCTTCATCCAGACGTAGCCGAAGAGTGCATAGACCACCCCCGAGAGTCCGCCGAACAGGTGGGAGTCGCGGAGGAACCATTCCATGTACACGAATTCGGTCAGGTTGGAGAGGACGGCGGTGACCAGGATCAAGACAACCAGCCGCCAGGTGCCGCGCTGGCGCTCGATCGCGGTTCCGAGGACCAGCATCCACCAGACATTGAAGAAGATGTGGAGGATTGAGAAGTGAAGGAAGATCGGCGTGACCAGCCGCCAGGCCTGGCCGTGGACGATGTCGGTCAGAGCATGATCGGGCCGAAGTTCGGGTTCGCCCTGGGTCCAAGCGAAGAAACCAAGCTGATCGACCACCTCGGGGCCGAATCGCTGGCTGTGCTGGAGCACGAAGACCACGACGGCGATCAGGACCATCGTGATCGTCGCCGGCCGGCGGCGGAAACGGACGCCGGACCACGCGTCAGCGACGTCGCGGGCGTTCTTGCGGTACTCGCGGTCGAGTTGCTTCTCGCGCCGGCGGCGCGCCTCGGCGGCCGGGGCCGATTCGCGGAACTTCGGGTCGTCGGGCCGGCTCAGATAGGCGTCAAGCTCTTGCTTGGCCCGGGCGACGTGGTCCTCGTTGAAGATCCAGACGGCCCATCCCTCGGGGTTCCGGTCGAACCGGGATTTCACCCCGAGGCTGAGCAGGTGGTCCTCGAAGACCTTGGGATCGAGATTCGGGGGCAGGGCGCCGATCTGTCGCAAGGGATCGTCCTTCGAGCCGCGCGAAGCGAACCGCGCCCGCTCTCCGAAGCGACCCGCGCCCGTCCTCGTGGTGGAAACCCCGGATATTATGCCAGGACCGCCGCGCGCATGACACAGCCGTCCGGCCGGTCCGCTCGGCGAGTCGATTGGCGAACGACCCGGGAGCGTGCTACGATTGGATCTCTCGGTAGGGTTGTCGTCGTCGCGGAGATCGACCGGCCATGTCCAGCACGCCGCCGCGTTATCGCCTGGTGATCTTCGACGCGATCGACGATCCGAAAGAGCTGCGCGACCTGATCAGCAACGCCACTGGCGCGCATCCGACCGACGCCGTGCAGTGGCTCGCCAAGGCGCCGGGCGTCTGGCCCAAGGAACTCGACGAAGCGGCGATCCGAACGCTGCTCGACGGTCTCTACGAGTTCGGGGTCGCCGCCGAAGCCTGGCGGATCGACCAGTTCCCCGACCTGAGCCCTCCCCGGACGATCCATCGCGCGGCGTGCCTCGACGACGGCCTGCGGATCGAAGGTCTCCGCGGCGAGCCCACCCACTGGGTCCCCTGGGACCGGGTCGAAATGATCTGCGCCGGTTGCGTGGCGGCCGACGCCGGCCGCGCGCGGGGGACGCCGTTCTGGCCCTCGACCGTCGTCTCCGGCCTCCGGGCCATCGCCCTGCGAAAGCCCCGGCCGTTCGCCGTCGGCGGCCGTTCCCAGCGGACCCCGCGCGACCCGGTCGGCGAGGTCCTGGTCGTCCGCCGCGACCCCCGGATCGTCTTCCGGTTCGTCGAGAACCAGATGAACTACGCCTACCTCGGCGACCGGCTGAAGGAGTCGGCGGCCGACAACTTCCCGATCTTCCTCGCCGACCTCTGCGCGCGATCGGCCCAGGCCTTTCTGACCGACTCGACGCGCGCGCTGCTCGAACGTCGCGAGTGTGGCGAGAACGACTTCCCCAGCTCGCAGGCGATCCTCGAACACGCAACCTTGCAATTGCTCTGGAGCTGGTACCGCCGCGACCGGGATTCGCGGAACCGGTCGCTGCTCGAAGACCCGACCGACCCCGACGTCGCCACGGACGTCGACGCCGAATCGCCCTAAGAACCGGCCGATCCCAACCCTCGAAGGTCGGCCCCGGCCGCCGGGCGCTTGACATCGAAGGGCGCATCGATCTGCTTTTCAAAATCGCGACGTGCTGATACACTCGTAACCCGGCGCCGCCTCGACCCGCGCGCACGACCTCTCGACCGGCCCGCCGGCGAGATTCGGCCCGGTGCGCCATCGCGGAGCATTCGGCAAGGATCCGGCTACAACGGGGGCATCGTCGGCGTTCTCGCCGGCGCCGGAAAGCACCCTTCGATCCGCATGGTAGGAGACAATCGACCGTGTCACAGCACGACCGTTACCTGTTCACGAGCGAATCCGTGTCGATGGGCCATCCCGACAAGATGGCGGATCAGATCTCGGACAGCATCCTCGACGCGATCCTCGAGCAAGACCCCTACGGCCGCGTGGCCTGCGAGACGCTGCTGACCACCGGCCTGGTCTGCCTTGCGGGCGAGATCACCACCAAGGCGATGATCGACTATCCCTCGATCGTCCGCCAGGTGGTTCGCGACATCGGCTTCACCTCGAGCGACATGGGGTTCGACGGCACGACCTGCGCGGTCATGGTGGCTCTGGGCAAGCAGTCGCCCGACATCGCCCAGGGGGTCGACGAGAACAGCGACAAGGGCAAGGACATCGGCGCCGGCGACCAGGGGATGATGTTCGGCTTCGCCTGCAATGAGACGCCCGAGCTCATGCCGCTGCCGATCGCGCTGGCCCACCGGATCATCAACAAGATCACCGAGGTCCGCCAGAACGGCCAGATTCCTTGGCTGCGTCCCGACGCCAAGAGCCAGGTGACGATCGAGTACGACGGCTTCACGCCGGTCCGCGTCAACACCGTGGTCGTCTCGACCCAGCACTCCCCCGACGTCTCCCACGAAGAGCTGTGCCGGCGAATCCGCAAAGAGGTGATCGACCCGGTCATCCCGGCGCACCTGGTCAGCGGCGACATCGTCTGCCACATCAACCCGACCGGCAAGTTCGTGATCGGCGGTCCGCACGGCGACGCGGGCGTGACGGGGCGGAAGATCATCGTCGACACCTACGGCGGCATGGGCCGTCACGGCGGCGGCGCCTTCAGCGGCAAGGACGCCACCAAGGTCGACCGCTCGGCCGCCTACATGGCGCGCTACGTGGCCAAGAACGTCGTCGCCGCCGGCCTGGCCGAACGTTGCGAGATTCAGCTCGCCTATGCGATCGGCGTGTCCGAACCGGTGAGCATCCACGTCGACACGTTCGGCACCGGCCAGCTTCCCGACGCGGCGATCGCCGAGATCGTCCGCAAGGGCTTCCCGCTGACCCCCGCCGGCATCATCAGGCACCTCGACCTGCGCCGGCCGATCTTCCGCAAGACGGCCAGCGGCGGCCACTTCGGCCGCTCCGAGCCGGAATTCACCTGGGAAAAGACCGACCGCGCGACCCTGCTCCGCGACGCGGCCAACCAGATCGCCCGCACGGCGACCCTGGTCTGATTCGATTCCGCGAGCCTGTTCCCAGCGGGCGGGGGCGATCGTCCCCGCCCGCCGGCACGACGGCCTCTCCCACCTCCCACGTCGACGCTCTCAGGATCCAGACCAGGAATCCCCGAAGATGACGCCCGCAGAACTGGAAGCCGTCGCCGTGAAGGTGTTCGCGGAGCGGTACGGCTCGCAGCCTTCGGTCGCCTCGTGCGCGCCGGGCCGCGTCGAGCTGCTCGGCAACCATACCGACTACAACGGCGGCCTCGTCATGGCCGCGGCCATCGACCGCTACACCACCGCCGTCGGCCTCGCCCAGCCGACCCGCGACGGCCAGGTCTACGCCGTCGATTTCGACGGCTCGCACCAGTTCCCGCTCGCCGACATCACCCGGGGCGAAGTCGGGACCTGGCCGAACTACGTCAAGGGGGTGGTCTGGGCGATCCAGGAAGCCCTCGACTCCGAACTGACCAGCGGCTTCGAGGTCGCCATCGCCGGCGACGTGCCGCTGGGCGCGGGGCTTTCCAGCTCGGCGAGCTTGCAGGCCGCTATCGCCTTCTTTCTGCTTCAAGCCGGCGTCGCGCCCGGCCGCACCATCGATCAATACGTCGGCGACGACTCCGACCCGGCCCGGATGGACCTGGCGATGGTCCTCAGACGCTCCGAGAACGCCTTCGTGGGGGTCTCGTCCGGTCTGCTCGACCAGTTTTCGAGCCTGTTCGGCAAGGCCGACCACGCGCTCTTCCTCGATTGCCAGTCGCTCGAATTCGACCGTCTGCCGCTGGGCGATCCCGGCCCGGCGATCATCGTCTGCGACTCCAAGACCTCGCGGCGGCTGGCCGACGGCATGTACAACCGGCGGTTCGCCGAGTGCCAGACGATCGTGTCCTACTTCCGCGACCGCGACGGCGGCGACGCCGTCAGCCTGCTCCGCGACGTCAGCCTGGCCGACCTCGAACGGTGCTGGGACGATCTCGACCCGATCGCCCGCAAGCGGGCGCGGCACGTCCTGACCGAGAACGAGCGGGTCCGCCAGGGAGTTTCCGCCCTCAAGGCCGGCGACCTCGTCGGCTTCGGCCGGCTGATTTCAGCCTCGCACGCCTCCAGCCGCGACGACTTCGAGAACAGCTCCCCCGCGCTCGACGCTCTGGTCGAAGCCGCCGAGTCGGCCCCCGGCTTCCTCGGCGGCAAGCTCTCGGGAGCGGGCTGGGCCGGCTGCACGGTGAACCTCGTCGAAGCCGACAAGGCCGAGGCGTTCGCCGAGGCCGTCGCCGCCGGCTACTCGAAGCGACAGGGCGTCACGCCCGACGTCCACATCTGCCGCGCCGCCGAAGGCGCGTCGAGCCGGAGCCTTGCCCGCTGAAATAGGTCCGAGGACTGTCGCCATGAACCCGCTTATCATGCTGGCCGACCTGATCGTGGTGATTCACTTCGCCCTGATGGCGTTCATCGTCTTTGGCCTCCTGGTCGTCTTGCTGGGGGTCGTCTTCCGCTGGGCGTGGGTGCGAAACATCTGGTTTCGGGCGATCCACCTGTTCGTGATTCTGGTCATCGTCGGCGAGGCGCTCGCGGGGGTTCGCTGTCCGCTGACGGTCTGGGAGCACGACCTCCGCGTCCGGGCCGGGCAGACGACCTTCGAAGGCGACTTCATCGCGCACTGGGTCCACCGGCTGATGTTCTTCCGGGCCGAGCCCTGGGTCTTCACCGTCGCCTACATCACGTTCGGCCTCGTCGTGCTGGCGACGTTCCTCCTCGCGCCGCCACGCTTCAAGCGCGACGCGAAACCGACCGTCGCGCCGGAACCGGCCGATGCCTGAGCGGCGGGAATTCTTCACCATCGGCTACGGCGGCCGGCCGCCGGAGGAGTTCGTCGGGCTGCTGTCGGCTCACGGCGTGAAGACGGTCGCCGACGTCCGTATCCGGCCCGAGCGGGCCAGCATGGGGGCGTACACGAAGGCCAGGACGCCCGATAAGGGGATCGAGAAGCTGCTGGGCGATCGGGGGATCGGCTACCGGTCGATCCTCGAACTCGGCAACGTGTTCCTCGACCGGGGCGACTGGCCGGTGATCTACCACGACCTGATGGAGCGCGCGGGCGACCTGCTCGTGGCGCGGCTCGTCGATCTGCCGGGACCGTTCTGCTTGCTCTGCGCCGAGAAGCGCGTGGCCGACTGCCACCGGCGAATCATCGCCGATTACCTGGTCGCACACCGGGGCTGGGCGGTCGAGCACATCGAGTGACGACCGAGACCGCACGGGGGCGGCTCAGTCCTTGCCGATCCGCAAGCCGACGACTTGCCGAACCCATCGCGAGTGCCGCTTCTCGCCGGGCACGATGATCTGGTACGGCCCCTCGCGGGCGGTCAGCGGTTGGCCGTCGCGACGGTCGGCCAGCAGGATCGTCCGGTCGGTGTACGCCGGGTCGAGTTCGGGCAGGGCGAAGAGGGCCTGATAGCCGTCGGCGGCCTCGACGATCAGGTACAGCGAGACCGCCTTGCCGCGGAGATCCTTGCCGGCCGGAAGCACGGCTTTCTGGAGCACGTCGTGGAGCGCGACGCCTTCATACCGCGACTCGCGATTGTCGTGCGCCCGGGCCGTGACGGTCTGCCGCTTCAGGCCGGCGAGATCGGCGGCGGACAGTTCGAGCGGCTTGGCGACCTCGCCGTGAACCCGCAGCGCGACCGTCGGCTTCGCGTCCTTGGCCGGCGTCGGCGCCTGCCCGAAGGCCGCCCGGCCCGCGCCCGTCGCGACGACGCCGATCGCCAGGGCCAGAACGAGTCGACTGGAACGGGAACGGTTCATGATCGTCACTCGCGAGGAAGAGGGAAGCGGCGACGGACGGGTCAGCCCGCAGGCGGAGTCGGCTTGCCGCTGTGGCGGATGATCGATCCTTCTTCGAGGAAGACGACCGTCTCGGCGATGCCCGTGGCGTGGTCGGCGATCCGTTCCAGGTTGCGCGCGGAGTTGAGCAGCAGGAGCCAGCCGTCGAGCTGCTCGGCGTCGCGGGCCAGCTCGTCTTTGATCTGGCGGCGGAGCCGGCGGTAGAACTGGTCGATCGGCTTGTCGCCGGCGATGATCGCGCGGGCCAGCACAGCGTCGCGGGTGGCGAGCGCCTCATGAGTGGCCTTCACCTGGGCCAGGACGTCGCGAGCCAGGGTCTTGAGATCCTCGGGCACG contains:
- a CDS encoding rhomboid family intramembrane serine protease, with amino-acid sequence MRQIGALPPNLDPKVFEDHLLSLGVKSRFDRNPEGWAVWIFNEDHVARAKQELDAYLSRPDDPKFRESAPAAEARRRREKQLDREYRKNARDVADAWSGVRFRRRPATITMVLIAVVVFVLQHSQRFGPEVVDQLGFFAWTQGEPELRPDHALTDIVHGQAWRLVTPIFLHFSILHIFFNVWWMLVLGTAIERQRGTWRLVVLILVTAVLSNLTEFVYMEWFLRDSHLFGGLSGVVYALFGYVWMKGEYQPEQGLSIDSRNTMLMMVWLFVCMTGAVGPIANAAHVGGLVAGAALGLLRF
- the metK gene encoding methionine adenosyltransferase is translated as MSQHDRYLFTSESVSMGHPDKMADQISDSILDAILEQDPYGRVACETLLTTGLVCLAGEITTKAMIDYPSIVRQVVRDIGFTSSDMGFDGTTCAVMVALGKQSPDIAQGVDENSDKGKDIGAGDQGMMFGFACNETPELMPLPIALAHRIINKITEVRQNGQIPWLRPDAKSQVTIEYDGFTPVRVNTVVVSTQHSPDVSHEELCRRIRKEVIDPVIPAHLVSGDIVCHINPTGKFVIGGPHGDAGVTGRKIIVDTYGGMGRHGGGAFSGKDATKVDRSAAYMARYVAKNVVAAGLAERCEIQLAYAIGVSEPVSIHVDTFGTGQLPDAAIAEIVRKGFPLTPAGIIRHLDLRRPIFRKTASGGHFGRSEPEFTWEKTDRATLLRDAANQIARTATLV
- the galK gene encoding galactokinase, with amino-acid sequence MTPAELEAVAVKVFAERYGSQPSVASCAPGRVELLGNHTDYNGGLVMAAAIDRYTTAVGLAQPTRDGQVYAVDFDGSHQFPLADITRGEVGTWPNYVKGVVWAIQEALDSELTSGFEVAIAGDVPLGAGLSSSASLQAAIAFFLLQAGVAPGRTIDQYVGDDSDPARMDLAMVLRRSENAFVGVSSGLLDQFSSLFGKADHALFLDCQSLEFDRLPLGDPGPAIIVCDSKTSRRLADGMYNRRFAECQTIVSYFRDRDGGDAVSLLRDVSLADLERCWDDLDPIARKRARHVLTENERVRQGVSALKAGDLVGFGRLISASHASSRDDFENSSPALDALVEAAESAPGFLGGKLSGAGWAGCTVNLVEADKAEAFAEAVAAGYSKRQGVTPDVHICRAAEGASSRSLAR
- a CDS encoding DUF2784 domain-containing protein codes for the protein MNPLIMLADLIVVIHFALMAFIVFGLLVVLLGVVFRWAWVRNIWFRAIHLFVILVIVGEALAGVRCPLTVWEHDLRVRAGQTTFEGDFIAHWVHRLMFFRAEPWVFTVAYITFGLVVLATFLLAPPRFKRDAKPTVAPEPADA
- a CDS encoding DUF488 family protein codes for the protein MPERREFFTIGYGGRPPEEFVGLLSAHGVKTVADVRIRPERASMGAYTKARTPDKGIEKLLGDRGIGYRSILELGNVFLDRGDWPVIYHDLMERAGDLLVARLVDLPGPFCLLCAEKRVADCHRRIIADYLVAHRGWAVEHIE
- a CDS encoding molybdopterin-dependent oxidoreductase, with amino-acid sequence MNRSRSSRLVLALAIGVVATGAGRAAFGQAPTPAKDAKPTVALRVHGEVAKPLELSAADLAGLKRQTVTARAHDNRESRYEGVALHDVLQKAVLPAGKDLRGKAVSLYLIVEAADGYQALFALPELDPAYTDRTILLADRRDGQPLTAREGPYQIIVPGEKRHSRWVRQVVGLRIGKD